The genome window ATGTCATTCTGCTGAAGTCAACACTGTAAATTTCattactatatgtatattcttgtaGAACAATTATAGATCTGATATTTCACATATAGCCAGAAATCTAATAACTCAAAAGTAAAAACATATTCTCCAGAATgacgaacacaaaaaaatcaagtGATTTGGGTAAATTGCACCTTTTATTACtttgtatacaaaaaacataaatataaagattAAACATTGAATGCCTAGATCGGCACGTAATACAATTCCACTTCAAGCGAGCAGATCATAATTAATCTTGCCAGCTTCGCGACTCCTCCAGTAGGCCAAGTGCTGCTCGGGAGTAGCATAATGAGATTGCACAACTTCATCCTTGACGATCAGCTCCAACCAGGCGCTGATCTTGGCATAACGCTGCTTGTCAAAGTTGTAGCGTTCCTTGAGGAAATACTCAGCAACAGGCAGACGCTCGAGCCATGGCCAGATCATGTAGTCCGCAAATCCGGGTTTCTCTCCACTGAAATAGGGAGTGCCACGCTTGCCCAGTTCGTTCTCAAATATGTCAAGGGCTGGCCAAAAATCAGCGCCATCTCCACCTTGGAGTGCGATCTTCATGAAGGCACCCGTAAGAGCATTGAAACGCTCCACGAGTATCTTATCCTGAGCACGCTTCAAGGGATCCTTGGGCAGCAGAGGATTCTCTGGATATTTCTCATCCAGATATTCGACAATGATCAGCGACTCGATGAGTGAAGGCTGCGCCTTCTCTCCCACCAAATGCAGGGCAGGAACCTTGAGCAAAGGACTCACATCGACCAGCCACTCGGGTTTCTCGTTCAGATTAACGTAGATGGTGTGATGTGGCACCTTCTTGGCATTCAGGGCAAGATGGGCACGCTCAGCATAAGGACAGAAGCGCATGGAGTAGAGACGAGGAACGCCATCGTCGGGGAGAGCGGGATGAACTGAACCTATAAAAATAGTCGAGGGTACGATTCGATTAATCCATAGCAAAGTCATTCAGTTCTATATAGCTGCGTCATTCAGCATAGTCGAGTCATGGcgataacaaacaaacaattctCACCACACGTCTAGCAATGTTTTTATGGATAATATCGACAAACTTGTTTTGCCAATGATTTCGTCATGAGGCACGCCTCATATGCGTGATTATCTCACAGAATATTCGCGACTTACCCTTGCCCAAATGTTTGCCTGCACTCATGATCAACGATTGTAGTTTAACTCGGCCGAAGAAAGAcgttttgaaaacaaattacaatttgcaaATAGAATTTAACTCTTTAACAATCGTCGCTTGCTTGGCAAATACCGAAAGGCAACTAACAAACAGCAATCGACGCGCTTCTCTTAAAATGGCCGTCGACCGGTTACAAAGCTCTGCAAAAAAGCTTAAGAGcttttgctctcgctctcttcgtTT of Drosophila nasuta strain 15112-1781.00 chromosome 3, ASM2355853v1, whole genome shotgun sequence contains these proteins:
- the LOC132788335 gene encoding pyrimidodiazepine synthase-like, whose translation is MSAGKHLGKGSVHPALPDDGVPRLYSMRFCPYAERAHLALNAKKVPHHTIYVNLNEKPEWLVDVSPLLKVPALHLVGEKAQPSLIESLIIVEYLDEKYPENPLLPKDPLKRAQDKILVERFNALTGAFMKIALQGGDGADFWPALDIFENELGKRGTPYFSGEKPGFADYMIWPWLERLPVAEYFLKERYNFDKQRYAKISAWLELIVKDEVVQSHYATPEQHLAYWRSREAGKINYDLLA